One window of Mesoplasma syrphidae genomic DNA carries:
- the rsmD gene encoding 16S rRNA (guanine(966)-N(2))-methyltransferase RsmD: MVVISGKYRARKLISLDSTNTRPTSARMKEDMFNILNNYFIYEGKKSLDLFAGSGALSLEGLSRGVNFAVLNDHYQPAINIINENFRGVESWEYAVYQKDYLQLLELLILKKDQFDLIYLDPPFSEIEYYFNVFEKILANNLLKNWGIVVVECAGKFDLSIANGLTLLKSKAYKNKNLYFFRLERE; this comes from the coding sequence ATGGTCGTTATCAGTGGAAAATATCGTGCTCGAAAGTTAATTTCTTTAGATAGCACTAATACCCGCCCTACATCAGCTCGTATGAAAGAAGACATGTTTAATATTTTAAATAATTATTTTATCTATGAGGGTAAAAAAAGCTTAGACCTTTTTGCGGGTTCTGGAGCGTTATCACTTGAAGGTCTTTCAAGAGGAGTAAATTTTGCAGTTTTAAATGACCATTACCAACCAGCAATTAATATTATTAATGAAAATTTTCGTGGAGTTGAATCTTGAGAGTATGCAGTTTATCAAAAAGATTACTTGCAGCTTTTAGAACTGTTGATTTTGAAGAAAGATCAATTTGATTTAATTTACCTAGATCCACCGTTTAGTGAAATAGAATATTATTTCAATGTTTTTGAGAAAATTTTGGCAAATAACCTATTAAAAAATTGAGGAATTGTTGTTGTTGAATGTGCTGGAAAATTTGATTTGTCAATAGCAAATGGTTTAACATTATTAAAAAGCAAGGCATATAAAAATAAAAATCTATATTTTTTTAGATTGGAAAGAGAGTAA
- the gmk gene encoding guanylate kinase, translating to MVQRKGRMVIISGPSGVGKGSVNNVLRDDEHLNLEYSVSMTTRKPRNGEQDGVHYFFVSAEEFAKAIVNNELIEFANFVGNSYGTPRKYVEEQMEKGKNVILEIEVDGATQVLRNEKNVLSIFLMPPTLMELKNRISGRQSESEEIIKERLDKAMLEIPLKHNYQYIVENDSVENAVAKITDILEIEGAAECNGPTVYSQLKAIITEIVKETYQFFVDNWETNVRLLDTNKVSEEEQENFDAEKNLIEILTDNLYRKVLAHGDFKKLLDKEFVILGIQKLMFKINFFSIEQKPQCDD from the coding sequence ATGGTACAAAGAAAAGGAAGAATGGTCATTATTTCAGGTCCAAGTGGAGTTGGAAAAGGCAGTGTTAATAATGTTTTGCGTGATGATGAGCATTTAAATTTAGAGTATTCTGTTTCAATGACTACTAGAAAGCCTCGGAATGGAGAACAAGATGGTGTTCACTACTTTTTTGTATCTGCTGAAGAATTTGCTAAAGCAATTGTTAACAATGAATTAATTGAATTTGCTAACTTTGTTGGCAATTCATATGGAACACCGCGTAAATATGTTGAAGAGCAAATGGAAAAAGGCAAAAATGTAATTTTAGAAATTGAAGTTGATGGTGCAACTCAAGTTCTGCGTAATGAAAAAAATGTTTTATCAATATTTTTAATGCCGCCAACATTAATGGAGTTAAAAAATCGAATTAGTGGACGTCAGTCAGAATCAGAAGAAATTATTAAGGAACGTTTAGATAAGGCAATGCTAGAAATTCCTTTAAAACATAATTACCAATATATTGTTGAAAATGATTCTGTCGAAAATGCTGTTGCTAAAATTACTGATATTTTAGAAATTGAAGGAGCAGCTGAGTGCAACGGACCAACAGTTTATTCACAACTGAAAGCTATTATCACTGAAATTGTTAAAGAAACATACCAATTTTTTGTTGATAATTGAGAAACAAATGTTCGTTTATTAGATACGAACAAAGTAAGTGAAGAAGAACAAGAAAATTTTGATGCTGAAAAAAATTTAATTGAAATTTTAACTGATAATCTTTATCGAAAAGTATTAGCTCATGGGGACTTTAAAAAATTATTGGATAAGGAGTTTGTAATACTGGGAATTCAAAAATTAATGTTCAAAATTAATTTCTTTAGTATTGAGCAAAAACCTCAGTGTGATGATTAA
- the rsmB gene encoding 16S rRNA (cytosine(967)-C(5))-methyltransferase RsmB translates to MINSRLESWEILKKVFTNKAFSNVLLNEVSNKTIDEKFKNLIFAIVHGTITYKIYLDYLTSKLIDNRKTPLEIQILLWMSLYQIRFLEAIPSYAIVNEAVQIARKINPKFTGLVNACLQKVLRDKDKFFEVKINHSDRKLCVENGYPWFLFEKISQSYGTDIARKLCLDSTQRPPISVRVNTLLCTTEKLLAAYQFEFGLQLSSVKNCLIADRAIVKSELYSSGKITIQDPASILVGETLQPTLNSKVLDMCSAPGGKLTHLAAIMNNTGKLIAYELNENKIKLIKQNIDRLNVQNVELHVGDSRLINYNETFDYVLLDAPCSGFGVLKRKPEIKFNNVDQKSLSEIVKLQAELLTTAYVSLKVGGEMVYSTCTINADENFMQIKKFVNKYPEMKIIFEKQIFGYEDNTDGFYICKLIKESKKV, encoded by the coding sequence ATGATTAATTCACGTTTAGAAAGTTGAGAAATTCTTAAAAAAGTTTTTACTAACAAAGCTTTTTCAAATGTTTTATTAAATGAAGTCTCAAATAAAACTATTGATGAAAAATTTAAGAATTTAATTTTTGCAATCGTTCATGGAACAATTACTTATAAAATTTATTTAGATTATTTAACTTCAAAGTTAATTGATAATCGAAAAACACCATTGGAAATTCAAATTTTATTATGAATGAGTCTTTATCAAATTAGATTTTTAGAAGCGATTCCTTCATATGCAATTGTTAATGAAGCAGTGCAAATTGCTCGCAAGATAAATCCAAAATTTACAGGATTAGTAAATGCTTGTTTACAAAAGGTACTTCGTGACAAGGACAAATTTTTTGAAGTAAAAATTAATCATTCTGATCGCAAACTTTGTGTTGAAAATGGCTACCCATGATTTTTGTTTGAAAAAATTAGTCAAAGTTATGGCACTGATATTGCTCGTAAGCTTTGCTTGGATTCAACCCAACGCCCCCCAATTAGTGTTCGAGTTAATACATTACTATGTACAACTGAAAAGCTTTTGGCAGCTTACCAATTTGAATTTGGATTACAATTAAGCAGTGTTAAAAACTGCTTAATTGCCGATCGGGCAATTGTCAAAAGCGAATTATATAGTTCTGGAAAAATCACAATTCAGGATCCAGCCTCAATTTTAGTAGGCGAAACCTTGCAACCAACTTTAAACTCCAAAGTTTTGGATATGTGTTCAGCACCCGGAGGAAAATTAACTCATTTGGCAGCCATTATGAATAATACTGGTAAACTGATAGCCTATGAATTGAATGAAAATAAAATTAAACTCATTAAGCAAAATATTGATAGATTGAATGTTCAAAATGTTGAGTTGCATGTTGGTGATTCACGATTGATTAATTATAATGAAACTTTTGATTATGTACTATTGGATGCACCTTGTTCAGGGTTTGGAGTTTTAAAACGTAAACCAGAAATTAAATTTAATAACGTTGATCAAAAGTCGCTTTCAGAAATTGTTAAATTGCAAGCTGAATTATTGACAACTGCCTATGTAAGCTTAAAAGTTGGTGGAGAAATGGTTTATTCAACTTGTACAATTAACGCTGATGAAAACTTTATGCAAATTAA